One Methanocaldococcus villosus KIN24-T80 genomic window carries:
- a CDS encoding HisA/HisF family protein, with amino-acid sequence MEVIPVIDIKDGKAVSGKSGKRDDYKPLKSIFCPIPNPIKISEALSEYFNRIYIADLNAIMGRGNNFDIIKDIKMKKIVDFGIRRREDFNICKKFLKENDKIILATETLKDLSLLKENVFVSLDFKDNKLLNYDLDFIISLINEKTPLIILDISSVGTKRGINKELINMVMRKVNNPIYVGGGVRNKEDLKVCVDLGIDGVLVGTALHSGELKLDELLI; translated from the coding sequence ATGGAAGTTATCCCTGTTATTGATATAAAAGATGGAAAGGCTGTATCAGGAAAGAGTGGAAAAAGAGATGATTATAAACCATTAAAATCTATCTTTTGTCCTATCCCAAACCCTATAAAAATATCTGAGGCTTTAAGTGAATATTTTAATAGAATTTATATAGCTGATCTAAATGCTATTATGGGTAGAGGAAATAATTTTGATATCATAAAAGACATAAAAATGAAAAAAATAGTAGATTTTGGAATTAGAAGAAGAGAAGATTTTAATATTTGTAAAAAATTTTTAAAAGAAAATGATAAAATAATATTAGCTACTGAAACTTTAAAAGACTTATCTTTATTAAAAGAAAATGTTTTTGTTAGTTTAGATTTTAAAGACAATAAGCTACTAAATTATGATTTAGATTTTATAATATCTTTAATTAATGAGAAGACTCCATTAATTATATTAGATATTTCATCTGTAGGAACAAAAAGAGGGATCAATAAAGAATTAATTAATATGGTAATGAGAAAGGTTAATAACCCAATTTATGTTGGAGGAGGTGTGAGAAATAAGGAAGATTTAAAAGTATGTGTTGATTTAGGAATTGATGGTGTTTTAGTAGGGACAGCCTTACATAGTGGAGAGTTAAAATTAGATGAATTATTGATTTAA
- the ahcY gene encoding adenosylhomocysteinase → MYNVRDISLWKEGEKKIEWAKRHMPVLNLIREKFKEEKPFKGITIGMALHLEAKTAVLAETLMEGGAEIAITGCNPLSTQDDVAAACAKKGMHVYAWRGETREEYYENLNKVLDHEPDIIIDDGCDLIFLVHTKRTELLEKIKGACEETTTGIIRLKAMEKERALKFPVMDVNDAYTKHLFDNRYGTGQSALDGIIRTTNLLIAGKTVVVAGYGWCGRGIAMRAKGLGADVIVTEVDPIRALEARMDGFRVMKMIEAAKYGDIFITATGCKDVIREEHFLKMKDGAILCNAGHFDNEVSKKDLEKLAKSIREVRKNILEYDLGDKRLYLLGEGRLVNLACADGHPIEVMDMSFSNQALAARYLLENYKKLEPKVYRIPYEQDLFIAKLKLKSLGIEIDELTEEQKKYLNDWREGT, encoded by the coding sequence TTGTATAATGTTAGAGATATAAGCTTATGGAAAGAAGGAGAGAAAAAGATTGAATGGGCTAAAAGGCATATGCCTGTTTTAAACTTAATAAGGGAAAAGTTTAAAGAAGAAAAGCCATTTAAAGGAATAACTATTGGTATGGCATTACACTTAGAAGCTAAAACTGCAGTTTTGGCAGAGACATTAATGGAAGGTGGAGCAGAGATAGCTATAACTGGTTGTAATCCTCTATCCACCCAAGATGATGTTGCTGCAGCATGTGCTAAGAAAGGTATGCATGTTTATGCATGGAGAGGAGAAACAAGGGAAGAGTATTATGAAAATCTGAATAAGGTTCTTGATCATGAACCAGATATTATTATAGATGATGGTTGTGACTTAATTTTTTTAGTACATACAAAAAGAACTGAACTTCTAGAAAAAATTAAAGGAGCTTGTGAAGAAACAACTACTGGAATTATAAGGTTAAAGGCAATGGAAAAAGAGAGAGCTTTAAAATTTCCAGTTATGGATGTAAATGATGCATATACAAAACATTTATTTGATAATAGATATGGAACTGGACAGAGTGCCTTAGATGGAATAATTAGAACTACAAACTTACTAATAGCAGGAAAAACTGTTGTAGTTGCTGGATATGGATGGTGTGGTAGAGGAATTGCAATGAGAGCTAAAGGTTTAGGAGCAGATGTTATAGTAACTGAAGTTGATCCAATAAGAGCTTTAGAGGCAAGAATGGATGGATTTAGAGTTATGAAAATGATAGAAGCCGCTAAGTATGGAGATATATTTATTACAGCTACAGGTTGTAAAGATGTTATAAGAGAAGAACACTTTCTAAAGATGAAAGATGGAGCTATTCTTTGCAATGCAGGACATTTTGATAATGAAGTTAGTAAAAAAGATTTAGAAAAGTTAGCAAAATCAATAAGGGAAGTTAGGAAAAATATATTAGAATATGATTTAGGGGATAAAAGATTGTATCTCTTAGGTGAGGGAAGGTTAGTTAACCTTGCCTGTGCTGATGGACATCCTATAGAAGTTATGGATATGAGCTTTTCCAATCAAGCCCTTGCAGCCAGATATTTATTAGAAAATTATAAAAAATTAGAACCAAAAGTTTATAGAATTCCATATGAGCAAGATTTATTCATTGCTAAATTAAAACTTAAATCTTTAGGAATTGAAATAGATGAATTAACAGAAGAACAAAAAAAGTATTTAAATGATTGGAGAGAAGGAACATAA
- a CDS encoding DUF5518 domain-containing protein, whose product MVNFDKEKMLNPSIIGGIINGILGAICCLGYIIGGAIAAHLYVNAGGSLDYENCGIVGAVSGVIGGIIAAVLNFFVMASLMPMFGGAKAFVIAGSSFIIMLISAIIFGAILGAVGGFIYVIIKNR is encoded by the coding sequence ATGGTAAATTTTGATAAAGAAAAAATGTTAAACCCTTCAATTATTGGAGGAATTATTAATGGAATTCTAGGAGCAATATGTTGTTTAGGTTATATTATTGGAGGAGCTATAGCAGCTCATCTATATGTCAATGCTGGTGGTAGTTTAGATTATGAGAATTGTGGTATTGTTGGTGCTGTTAGTGGTGTTATTGGAGGAATTATTGCCGCAGTGTTAAACTTTTTTGTCATGGCATCACTCATGCCTATGTTTGGAGGAGCTAAGGCTTTTGTGATAGCAGGGTCATCTTTTATTATAATGCTAATTAGTGCAATAATCTTTGGAGCTATCCTTGGAGCTGTTGGAGGATTTATCTATGTTATTATTAAAAATAGGTAA
- a CDS encoding ATP synthase subunit A, translating to MKGKIVKIAGPVVVAEGMKGAQMYEVVKVGEEKLTGEIIQLHGDRVTIQVYEETTGVKPGEPVIGTGAPLSVELGPGMLKAMYDGIQRPLTAIEEKTGSIFIPRGVDVPALPRDIKWEFKPIVNEGAYVEEGDILGIVDETPSIKHKILVPIGIRGKVIEIKEGKFTVDETVAIIETENGEEEIKMMQKWPVRKPRPYKEKLPPRIPMITGQRVEDTFFPIAKGGTAAIPGPFGSGKTVTQHQLAKWSDADVVVYIGCGERGNEMTEVIEEFPHLEDIRTGNKLMDRTVLIANTSNMPVAAREASVYTGITIAEYFRDMGYGVLLTADSTSRWAEAMREISGRLEEMPGEEGYPAYLASRLAQFYERAGRVICLGQDNREGFVSIVGAVSPPGGDFSEPVTSNTLRIVKVFWALDANLARRRHFPAINWLLSYSLYVDEVTDWWHKNVGNDWRLLRDTAMSLLQKEAELQEIVQLVGPDALPDRERVILEVARMLREDFLQQDAFDEVDTYCPPKKQYLMLKIIMTFYEEALKAVERGVEPKKIISVPVKQEIARMKYMPHDEFINVKANEILNKVKEQLSSLN from the coding sequence ATGAAAGGAAAAATTGTAAAAATTGCAGGACCTGTTGTTGTTGCTGAAGGAATGAAAGGAGCTCAAATGTATGAAGTTGTTAAAGTAGGAGAAGAGAAACTAACTGGAGAAATAATCCAATTACATGGAGATAGAGTAACAATACAAGTTTATGAAGAAACCACTGGAGTTAAACCAGGAGAACCTGTTATTGGGACAGGAGCTCCACTTTCAGTAGAATTAGGGCCTGGAATGTTAAAAGCAATGTATGATGGTATTCAAAGGCCACTAACAGCTATTGAAGAGAAGACAGGTTCTATATTTATTCCAAGAGGAGTAGATGTTCCTGCATTACCAAGAGATATTAAGTGGGAGTTTAAACCTATTGTAAATGAAGGAGCATATGTAGAAGAAGGAGATATATTAGGAATAGTTGATGAAACACCATCTATAAAACATAAAATACTAGTTCCTATTGGAATTAGGGGAAAAGTTATTGAAATAAAAGAAGGTAAATTCACTGTTGATGAAACAGTAGCAATTATAGAAACTGAAAATGGAGAAGAAGAGATAAAAATGATGCAAAAATGGCCTGTAAGAAAACCAAGACCATATAAAGAAAAATTACCACCAAGAATTCCAATGATTACTGGGCAAAGAGTAGAAGATACATTCTTCCCAATAGCAAAAGGAGGTACAGCAGCAATTCCTGGACCATTTGGAAGTGGTAAAACAGTCACTCAGCACCAACTGGCTAAATGGTCTGATGCAGATGTTGTAGTTTATATTGGTTGTGGAGAGAGAGGAAATGAAATGACAGAAGTTATTGAAGAGTTTCCACACTTAGAAGATATTAGAACAGGAAATAAATTAATGGATAGAACTGTGTTAATTGCTAACACATCAAACATGCCTGTTGCTGCAAGAGAAGCATCAGTCTATACAGGAATAACAATTGCTGAATACTTCAGAGATATGGGTTATGGGGTTTTATTAACAGCAGATTCTACATCAAGATGGGCAGAAGCTATGAGAGAAATTTCTGGTAGATTGGAAGAGATGCCTGGAGAAGAAGGATATCCTGCTTACTTAGCTTCTAGATTAGCACAGTTCTATGAGAGAGCTGGAAGAGTTATTTGTTTAGGGCAAGATAATAGAGAAGGTTTCGTTTCTATTGTTGGAGCGGTATCTCCACCAGGAGGAGACTTTTCTGAGCCAGTTACATCCAACACATTAAGAATTGTTAAAGTATTTTGGGCATTAGATGCAAATCTGGCAAGGAGAAGACACTTCCCAGCAATTAATTGGTTATTAAGTTATTCTTTATATGTTGATGAAGTTACTGATTGGTGGCATAAAAATGTGGGTAATGATTGGAGATTATTGAGAGATACAGCTATGAGTCTGCTACAAAAAGAAGCTGAATTACAAGAGATTGTACAGTTAGTTGGTCCTGATGCTTTACCAGATAGGGAAAGAGTTATCTTAGAAGTAGCAAGGATGTTAAGAGAAGATTTCTTACAGCAAGATGCTTTTGATGAAGTAGATACATACTGTCCACCTAAGAAACAATACTTAATGTTAAAAATAATTATGACATTCTATGAAGAAGCTTTAAAAGCTGTTGAAAGAGGAGTAGAGCCTAAGAAAATAATTTCTGTGCCTGTAAAACAAGAGATAGCTAGAATGAAATATATGCCACATGATGAGTTTATAAATGTTAAAGCTAATGAGATATTAAATAAAGTTAAAGAGCAGCTCTCTTCATTAAACTAA
- a CDS encoding DUF134 domain-containing protein, which translates to MRGRKKLPRYISELPKFKIFKPAGKPLENLEKVKINIDELEAIRLVDYLDYTQEEAAKLMGISRRVLWNLLTEGRKKVADAIINGKALIIEENNYIIRECHQCIGHRFGWKKHCRWEL; encoded by the coding sequence ATGAGGGGTAGAAAAAAGCTACCAAGATACATTTCAGAATTACCAAAATTTAAAATATTTAAACCTGCTGGAAAACCATTAGAAAATTTAGAAAAAGTAAAAATAAACATTGATGAGCTTGAAGCTATAAGATTAGTTGATTATCTTGATTATACTCAAGAAGAAGCTGCAAAACTCATGGGCATTTCAAGAAGGGTGTTGTGGAACCTTTTAACAGAAGGGAGAAAAAAAGTTGCTGATGCTATAATCAATGGGAAAGCTTTGATTATAGAGGAAAACAATTATATCATAAGAGAGTGTCATCAATGCATAGGCCATAGATTTGGATGGAAAAAGCATTGTAGGTGGGAATTATGA
- a CDS encoding V-type ATP synthase subunit F, translating into MKIAVIGDRETAIGFRLAGLSEVYEVKNDDEAIDILNDLNNKEEIAFIIITERISEKIKDKIRNINKVIVEIPDKNGKLRREDPIKELIRKAIGVVKK; encoded by the coding sequence ATGAAAATTGCTGTTATTGGAGATAGAGAAACAGCTATTGGATTTAGATTGGCGGGATTATCTGAAGTTTATGAAGTAAAGAATGATGATGAGGCTATAGATATTTTAAATGATCTTAATAATAAGGAGGAGATAGCATTTATAATAATAACTGAAAGAATATCAGAAAAAATTAAAGATAAGATAAGAAATATTAATAAAGTTATTGTTGAAATTCCTGACAAGAATGGAAAATTGAGAAGAGAGGATCCAATAAAAGAATTAATAAGAAAAGCTATTGGAGTTGTTAAAAAATAA
- a CDS encoding MJ1244 family protein, producing MKILFYLFVESENIGKAINALSEGGITGFFLYDYKGMSPEEWKGFLIDEDPEKAIKAIQNLAKNAILIGTVIDEKKAIHIEKAIKERLKDCKYTIIQIPVLKIEVNYVGE from the coding sequence ATGAAAATTTTATTTTATCTATTTGTTGAAAGTGAAAATATTGGAAAAGCTATAAATGCCCTATCAGAAGGAGGAATAACAGGATTTTTTTTATATGATTACAAAGGGATGTCTCCAGAAGAATGGAAAGGTTTTTTAATAGATGAAGATCCAGAAAAAGCTATAAAAGCTATACAAAATTTAGCAAAAAATGCCATATTAATAGGAACTGTTATTGATGAAAAAAAAGCTATACATATAGAGAAAGCTATCAAAGAAAGATTAAAAGATTGTAAATACACCATTATTCAGATTCCTGTGTTGAAAATTGAAGTGAATTATGTGGGAGAATGA
- a CDS encoding V-type ATP synthase subunit C → MEFLTILLMAAIVIIVLTVIVWITKMVIDLAPYAYVNARVRSREARLLDRNKINEILEAQSFDELIGILEDTDYSEYISKVSGKDPIFIEKAFDLYLANLYKFLYDIAPNKAKQVLKIFMKKFDIKNIKTLIRAKNINLDAEEISDLLLPFGNIPKEKLRELSEVKTVEEVIRGLEGTEYFKVLQEALTEYEHTKNIIYLELALDKYYLNSLKRVMMIEGKEEDTFREFIGRMIDIENLKVILKTKADGLSGEEVVKYLTSGYELAEWKLKDLANATNIEAVLGGLEGTKYAEILSECMDEYNREKSIYVFEKILDKYLLELGKKLSLRKPFGIGPIIGLIVSKELEIKNLKAIIKGKMENMKAEEIKNFLIYL, encoded by the coding sequence ATGGAGTTTTTAACTATATTATTAATGGCAGCTATTGTTATTATTGTTCTTACTGTAATTGTATGGATTACAAAGATGGTAATTGATTTAGCCCCATATGCCTATGTAAATGCAAGGGTAAGAAGTAGGGAAGCTAGGTTATTGGATAGAAATAAGATTAATGAAATATTAGAAGCTCAAAGTTTTGATGAGTTGATAGGTATTTTAGAGGATACAGATTATTCAGAATATATATCAAAAGTTTCTGGAAAAGATCCTATATTTATTGAAAAAGCATTTGATTTATATTTAGCTAATCTCTATAAATTCTTATATGATATTGCTCCAAATAAGGCTAAACAGGTTTTAAAAATATTTATGAAGAAGTTTGATATTAAGAATATAAAAACACTTATTAGAGCTAAAAATATTAATTTAGATGCTGAAGAGATATCAGATCTGTTATTGCCATTTGGGAATATTCCAAAAGAGAAATTAAGAGAGCTATCAGAAGTTAAAACAGTTGAAGAAGTTATTAGAGGTTTAGAAGGGACAGAATATTTTAAAGTATTGCAAGAAGCTTTAACTGAATATGAACATACAAAAAATATTATATATTTGGAGTTAGCGTTGGATAAATATTATTTAAATAGCTTAAAAAGAGTTATGATGATTGAGGGTAAAGAGGAAGATACATTTAGAGAGTTTATTGGTAGAATGATTGATATAGAGAATTTAAAAGTTATATTAAAAACTAAAGCTGATGGTTTAAGTGGAGAAGAAGTTGTTAAATACTTAACATCTGGCTATGAGTTGGCTGAGTGGAAATTAAAAGATTTGGCTAATGCTACAAATATAGAAGCTGTCTTAGGTGGATTGGAAGGTACAAAATATGCTGAAATTCTTTCTGAATGTATGGATGAATATAACAGGGAGAAGTCCATTTATGTGTTTGAAAAGATCTTAGATAAGTATTTATTAGAATTAGGTAAAAAATTGTCATTAAGAAAGCCTTTTGGCATTGGGCCAATAATTGGGTTAATTGTTAGTAAAGAATTGGAGATTAAAAATTTAAAAGCTATAATTAAAGGTAAAATGGAAAATATGAAAGCTGAGGAAATTAAAAACTTCCTTATATATTTATAA
- a CDS encoding V-type ATP synthase subunit E: MGIEKIKEKILEDAKNEVRKIIAEAEEERKKILEEAKKEAERRKEQILKKGEKEAEMIKNRIIAEAKLEAKKMILKTKEELIEKAIVKLREDLLKYPESNEYKEKLIKLIMDGAIALGGGEILVRLNERDDKLIDAQVLWNLEKTIEDMTGKVTILKKGKPVNIIGGCILESSDGFKVLDNSLEAIFDRNLPNIRSKVMEILFS, encoded by the coding sequence TTGGGCATTGAAAAAATAAAAGAGAAGATATTAGAAGATGCTAAAAATGAAGTAAGAAAAATTATAGCTGAAGCGGAAGAAGAAAGAAAAAAAATATTAGAAGAGGCTAAGAAAGAAGCTGAAAGAAGGAAGGAGCAGATATTAAAAAAGGGAGAGAAAGAAGCTGAAATGATAAAAAATAGAATTATTGCTGAGGCAAAATTAGAAGCTAAAAAAATGATATTAAAAACAAAAGAAGAGCTTATAGAAAAAGCTATTGTAAAGCTAAGAGAAGATTTATTGAAATATCCTGAAAGTAATGAATATAAGGAGAAGCTAATAAAACTTATAATGGATGGGGCTATTGCTTTAGGAGGTGGAGAGATATTAGTTAGGTTAAATGAGAGAGATGATAAATTAATAGATGCACAAGTACTATGGAATTTAGAAAAAACAATTGAAGATATGACAGGAAAAGTTACTATTTTAAAAAAAGGAAAACCTGTAAATATAATAGGTGGATGTATATTAGAGTCTTCTGATGGATTTAAGGTTTTAGATAACAGCTTAGAGGCAATATTTGATAGAAACTTACCTAATATAAGATCTAAAGTTATGGAAATATTATTTAGCTAA
- a CDS encoding DUF2085 domain-containing protein, with amino-acid sequence MRYYKILFLFSIFYIGIFLAPYTAYLGESSDIFKYISFLIYAIYSTICHQLPSRSYFIFGHKMAVCARCFGIYTGVLIGMIVYPFIKINKLPKYYLIIALTPMAIDGITQIIGLRESFNELRFITGFIAGFTIVFYILPIVLTKFHKR; translated from the coding sequence ATGAGATATTATAAAATTTTATTTCTTTTTTCTATATTTTATATTGGAATATTTTTAGCACCATATACTGCATATTTAGGTGAGAGTTCAGATATTTTTAAATATATATCATTTCTTATATATGCTATCTATTCTACAATATGTCACCAACTACCTAGCAGAAGTTATTTCATCTTTGGTCATAAAATGGCTGTGTGTGCAAGATGTTTTGGAATATATACAGGAGTTTTAATTGGAATGATTGTTTATCCTTTTATAAAAATTAATAAATTACCAAAATACTATTTAATAATAGCATTAACACCAATGGCTATTGATGGTATTACTCAAATTATTGGATTAAGAGAAAGTTTTAATGAATTAAGATTTATAACTGGGTTTATTGCAGGATTTACAATTGTTTTTTACATCCTCCCTATAGTTTTAACAAAATTCCATAAAAGGTGA
- a CDS encoding ATP synthase subunit B yields MSAVEYTSVKSVAGPLLIVEGVEGAAYGEIVEVITPSGEKRMGQVLEAREGLAVVQVFEGTTGLNTKNTKVRFTGRTAKIGVSIEMLGRIFNGRGKPIDGGPEIVPEKELDINGYPLNPVSRKYPSDFIQTGISTIDGMNTLVRGQKLPIFSGSGLPHNQLAVQIARQAKVRGEGEKFAVVFAAMGITSEEANFFMEEFRRTGALEKAVVFINLASDPAIERILTPRIALTVAEYLAFEKDMHVLVILTDMTNYCEALREIAAARNEVPGRRGYPGYMYTDLATLYERAGRAKGKKGTITQIPILTMPDDDITHPIPDLTGYITEGQIVLSRELHRKGIYPPIDVLPSLSRLAGSGQGPGKTREDHKKVVNQAYAAYAEGRSLRDLVAVVGEEALTERDKAYLKFADEFEKRFVNQGKDEDRSIEETLDLLWELLAILPEEELKRVDKELIMKYHPKYRK; encoded by the coding sequence ATGTCTGCTGTTGAATATACTTCTGTTAAAAGTGTTGCAGGGCCATTATTAATAGTTGAAGGTGTTGAAGGAGCAGCTTATGGAGAGATAGTAGAAGTTATTACTCCAAGTGGAGAAAAAAGAATGGGTCAGGTTTTAGAGGCTAGAGAGGGATTAGCTGTAGTTCAAGTATTTGAAGGTACTACTGGATTAAATACAAAAAATACAAAGGTAAGATTTACTGGAAGAACAGCTAAGATAGGAGTTTCTATAGAAATGCTTGGTAGAATATTTAATGGAAGAGGTAAGCCAATAGATGGAGGACCAGAGATTGTTCCAGAAAAAGAGTTAGATATTAATGGATATCCATTAAATCCTGTTTCCAGGAAATATCCAAGTGATTTTATACAAACAGGGATTTCAACTATTGATGGGATGAACACATTAGTTAGAGGACAAAAGCTTCCAATATTCTCTGGATCTGGTTTGCCACATAATCAATTAGCTGTTCAAATAGCAAGACAGGCTAAAGTTAGAGGGGAAGGAGAAAAATTTGCTGTAGTATTTGCAGCTATGGGAATTACTTCAGAGGAAGCTAATTTCTTTATGGAAGAGTTTAGAAGAACCGGAGCATTAGAAAAGGCTGTAGTCTTTATAAACCTAGCCAGTGATCCTGCTATAGAAAGAATATTAACCCCAAGAATAGCTTTAACTGTTGCTGAATATTTAGCTTTTGAAAAAGACATGCATGTTCTTGTTATATTAACTGACATGACTAATTACTGTGAAGCTTTAAGAGAAATAGCTGCTGCAAGGAATGAAGTTCCAGGAAGAAGAGGATATCCTGGATATATGTATACTGACTTAGCTACCCTCTATGAGAGGGCAGGAAGAGCTAAAGGTAAGAAAGGTACAATAACACAAATACCAATATTAACTATGCCTGATGATGATATAACCCACCCAATACCAGATTTAACTGGATATATTACAGAGGGGCAGATAGTTTTATCAAGAGAGTTACATAGAAAAGGGATATATCCACCAATTGATGTCTTACCATCACTATCAAGACTTGCAGGAAGTGGTCAAGGTCCAGGAAAGACAAGGGAAGATCATAAAAAGGTTGTTAATCAAGCTTATGCAGCTTATGCAGAAGGTAGAAGCTTAAGAGATTTAGTTGCAGTTGTTGGAGAAGAGGCTTTAACAGAAAGAGATAAGGCATATTTAAAGTTTGCAGATGAGTTTGAGAAAAGATTTGTCAATCAAGGAAAAGATGAAGATAGAAGTATAGAGGAAACATTGGATTTATTATGGGAACTGTTAGCTATTCTCCCAGAAGAGGAACTTAAGAGAGTAGATAAGGAGTTAATAATGAAGTATCACCCAAAATATAGAAAATAA
- the atwA gene encoding methyl coenzyme M reductase system, component A2: MILLEVKNVTKRFGGKEVLKNISFTLNEGESLGILGKSGAGKSVLLHMLRGMEGYEPDEGEIIYHVSYCDNCGYVDVPSKDGEKCKKCGSTLKKIEVNFWKDKNYLYNLKKKIAIMLQRTFALYGEKTVIENILEALHQAGYEGKEAIDKALELIKIVKLEHRITHIARDLSGGEKQRVVLARQIAKEPFIFLADEPTGTLDPQTAKLVHSALKELVIKNKISLILTSHWPEVIAELTEKAIWLDKGEIIAEGSSDEIVNKFMEQVGKFEKPKIEVEIKEDIIRLENISKHYCSVERGVIKAVDNVSLTIKENEIFGLVGASGAGKTTLAKIIAGVLPPSKGKYWFRVGDEWVDMTQPGPLGRGRAKRYIGILFQEYALYPHRTILENLTEAIGLELPDEFAFMKATHTLVSVGFSEEEAEEILNKYPNELSVGERHRCALAQVLIKEPRVVILDEPTGTMDPITRNIVANSILKSRIELEQTYIIVSHDMDFVLNVCDRAGLVRNGKLIKVGKPDEIVKLLTEEEKEEMLNQ; encoded by the coding sequence ATGATATTATTGGAGGTTAAAAATGTTACTAAAAGATTTGGAGGTAAAGAAGTGTTAAAAAATATATCATTCACTTTGAATGAAGGAGAGAGTTTAGGGATATTAGGAAAAAGTGGAGCTGGTAAATCTGTGTTATTACATATGCTTAGAGGGATGGAAGGGTATGAACCTGATGAAGGGGAGATAATATACCATGTCTCATACTGTGACAACTGCGGTTATGTTGATGTTCCATCTAAGGATGGAGAAAAGTGTAAGAAATGTGGTAGTACATTAAAAAAGATAGAAGTTAATTTTTGGAAAGATAAAAATTATCTCTATAACTTAAAGAAAAAAATAGCTATAATGTTACAGAGAACATTTGCTTTATATGGAGAAAAAACAGTTATTGAAAATATATTAGAAGCTCTCCATCAAGCAGGTTATGAAGGAAAGGAAGCTATAGATAAAGCCTTAGAATTGATAAAAATAGTTAAGTTAGAGCATAGAATAACACATATAGCAAGAGATCTAAGTGGAGGGGAAAAGCAAAGAGTTGTTTTAGCTAGACAAATAGCTAAAGAACCTTTTATATTTTTAGCTGATGAGCCTACTGGAACTCTTGATCCACAAACAGCAAAACTAGTTCATTCAGCTTTAAAAGAATTAGTCATAAAAAATAAAATATCTTTAATTTTAACATCTCACTGGCCAGAGGTAATTGCTGAATTAACAGAGAAAGCTATTTGGTTAGATAAAGGAGAGATAATAGCTGAAGGTAGTTCAGATGAGATTGTTAATAAGTTTATGGAACAAGTAGGTAAGTTTGAAAAACCAAAAATTGAAGTAGAAATAAAAGAGGATATTATAAGGCTTGAAAATATATCAAAGCATTATTGTTCTGTTGAAAGAGGAGTAATAAAAGCAGTTGATAATGTTTCTTTAACTATAAAAGAGAATGAAATATTTGGTTTAGTTGGTGCTAGTGGGGCAGGAAAAACTACATTAGCTAAGATAATAGCTGGAGTCTTACCACCATCAAAAGGAAAATATTGGTTTAGAGTTGGAGATGAATGGGTAGACATGACTCAACCAGGCCCATTAGGTAGAGGAAGGGCTAAGAGATATATAGGAATTCTCTTCCAAGAATATGCATTGTATCCACACAGAACAATATTGGAAAACTTAACAGAAGCTATAGGGTTAGAATTGCCTGATGAATTTGCATTTATGAAAGCAACTCATACACTAGTGTCTGTTGGTTTCTCTGAAGAAGAGGCAGAAGAAATATTAAATAAATATCCTAATGAATTAAGTGTTGGAGAAAGACATAGATGTGCCCTTGCACAGGTGTTAATAAAAGAGCCTAGGGTAGTAATATTAGATGAGCCCACAGGAACTATGGATCCAATAACAAGAAATATTGTGGCTAATTCAATACTGAAATCAAGAATAGAGTTAGAACAAACATATATTATTGTTTCTCATGATATGGATTTTGTATTAAATGTTTGTGATAGAGCAGGGTTAGTGAGAAATGGAAAGTTAATAAAAGTTGGTAAACCTGATGAAATTGTTAAGCTATTAACTGAGGAGGAGAAAGAAGAGATGTTAAATCAATAA